In the genome of Urocitellus parryii isolate mUroPar1 chromosome 7, mUroPar1.hap1, whole genome shotgun sequence, the window atTTACGGAGGCCTTGCctcaagatataaaataaaaaggggtggggatgtagctcagtgataaagtgcccctggattcaatccccagtactaaacacaacaaaacaaaaccaatcaaGAAGTCCCTGTTACTTCCTAGCCTGTAGCCTTGAACTCCGCAGGGCCAGTCAGCACTGGGTGAGCACTCAGTCAGCACTCCCCAGGTGACCACCCGGGCTTGTACTGCACCTCCTGCGATATGGATGTGAGATGTCTTTCTGGCTTTTCAGATCAAAGAAATTAGCTCTGAGCACCCAAGTTACCTGCAGGTTCACAATGTAGAGCTTGGGCCGCCGGCTGGGGGGCTTGGTCATGCACCAGAGGTGGGGATACTTCTTTAGAACCTTTGAGAATAGCACACACATGTGAAGAGCCAGGCTGGAGAAAGAGTCCAGTGCACATAAGGCAGGTAGGCTCATTGCCAATTGGGTTTACTACGTTGTTGTCACATACCTTCAAGCTGGACCCTAAACACAAGATCGTGTCTGCTTTGCTTGCAGCCTCTGTTGCGGCCTCCCAGTTCAGAGGCTGCCCCAAAGTTCCCCTCTCTCCAAAGTGCACAATGGTATCCCGGAGCTGAGCCCCACACTTGTGGCAGGTCCGGCCTGTCTGGTGTCGGTGGAGAGCAGTGCGTTCTGTCACATCAAATACACGCACATACTCCCTGTTGGGGATGCAGGAGGTGCAGACCTGAGGACAAAAGGGCACAGTGAGTGGGACCTGCCTGCCACCCAGGCCCTGTGTCCCCGCAGGACTGCTCACTTCAATGTACATGTTCCCGTGGAGCTCTGAGATGGCGGTGCGTGGCAGCCCACTTCGCAGATGGAGCCCGTCACAATTTTGAGACACCACGTGCTGTACCTGGAAGGCAGGACATGGTGGCAGTCAGCATGGAAATGGAGGAAACATCCTACAACGGTGAAACTCTTCTTAGCCCAGCCTGGCCAAGAGCTCCCAAGACCAGGTACAACTATGACCCTACAGAAAGCCTCGGAAGGTAAAGTATGGGGCAGATGCATACCACCAGGACCTGGTAGGGCCCCATCACTGGGAGGAACCGTGTTCTCCTGCTACCAGCTCtgacacacccagagcagctgggaAGGCAAGCATCTGTGTTGTCCCTATGAGGCTGGGAAGTGACTTAAGGCTCTGGGTGCAGGTATGACCACTCTGCTCCAGACAGATGCCCTCTTGGATCATCTATTTCAGGTCCCTGAGGTCACAGAAAGATATCCCCCTTTTCCACTAGGTTGAAGGTGCTCATCAGAGGGTCTGAAGACATTTCTGACAAGCTAACATGTGGCTAAGGAGGCTTCCAAGGCGCCTGGAGCAATGCAAAAGAATCTGGAGACACTCTAAGCTGGCCCTGGAGAGAACAGTACAGGGCAGGGGATACCCTTTCTTCTGGAAGAGGAAACTCCACAGGATCAAATAGGAGTCTGACCTGCTGGGGCTGTTCATCATCATAGGGTCAATTGGCAGAGGTGGGATGCAGCTGCCCACTTGGGTACTAAGGTTACGGCTCTGGGtcccaggcctggccctgggtgTGTATGCCAGTCAGTGTGCTCTTACCAGCTTTTGTTCATGTAAACAAGCAATACTCATGTGGGTGAGCGTAGGTTCTGCTTCACTCAGGTCGGTAGCACTGTTGGGCAGAAGGAAAAGCGGAGATAAGGGAGCTGCAGGCCAGGCCATTAGGCCCTTGCTCAACCATGGGGGAAGGCTCACCTCACATTTCTCCCTTTCTGAAGCAGTGTCCACACTCCATTAGGGCCCCGGTAATCTGGGATAGAGGCTGCCTGCACATTCAGAAAAAAGCCCAAGGAAAAGTCATCACTGTGTGTATctgcagaattctccaaatgGGACATGCCACATTGCAGGCTGACCCACAGACTGGCCTCTGTTACTTCCACAACTATCTGCCCGATGCCAGGTAAAGTGTGTCCCAATGCAGCTCCTTCCCTCCATCTgtatttcctcttcctgccaaGCCCAGCTCATCCATCCAGGCTCCATGGAGATTTGTCCTTCTGTGGGAGGTTCTCCAGCTGAGTGCAAGGCTTAGATCTGTGGCCATGTCTATTCACCACACTGAGTAGAAAACTGATCAGGTTCATCTGTGTTTTCAGAGCCTGCTAAAGAAATACTTAGCAATGGCAAGCCACTGGGTGGGAGCACTCCTCTGTCCAAATTATTTTATCCCGACACTGAATAATTACTACTGTACCTCAACACACAGAGGTCAACCTCTCCAGATGAGATAAACATCcaattttccaaatttcatttattttctttttaaagcaccagggactgaacccaggtatGCTCCACTACTGAggtacaccccagcccttttaattttttgagacaggttctcacttagttgccagctggcctcaaacttgtgatcctcctgcctcagcctcccaagcctctgggattacaggcatgtaccaccacacacTGCTTAATTTTCCAAACTTTTGGTCCAGTGAAATAAACGAATcctaaaaagaaagcagaaagcaaACAGGATCCAAGTATCTTGTGCTCCTCTCTGGGGAAGCCCTGTCTCCTCACTGTTGTTTAATCTCAAGACAAACGCCCACTCTGTCACATTTCAAAAGGAGAAcagagctgggaatggtggcacacacctgtaatcccagcagctagaaAGAGGCTTGTAATACTTGAgtattccaagtttgaggccagcctcagcaacttagcaaggcccgtctcagaataaaaaaatagaaacagttgGGGATTTGggtcagtggctaagcacccctggattcaatcccttgtataaaaacaaaacaacaacaacaaaaaaaaaaatcagtagtatATTCAATGTTATTCAAACAATAACAGACAAAATTAGCTGCATGTGGCTTTTAGTTGTCATTAGATTTTATAAAAGGTGACAACACTGTCCCTCAATAATCCCTACTGGATTTTTAGACATGGCTGTGAAGGAGGGGCCCCAGATGCTTGGGCTCTAGGTATTTACAAGTTAAGGCAGCAAACTCACCTTGCACATTCTTGCTATTGAACCTCTGCTGTTTTATGTTTGGAGTGCCTCATGCCCGCTTCACCTGTAAATCTTCCTCCTTTCATGGCCCCAATTCAATACCTCCTGCAGCAAGCCCATCAGGATGGATGCCCCAGTTTTGAGTATTGAGGGTGTGTCTGGATTTCTGGGATAGCAACCCCAGTCAGCATTCTGTTTATTTGTCTACATGGCTGATTACTGTCACCTAACTTCCTCAGAGTAGAAATCACTTGTGTCCACTTCTGCTGGGCTTACACATACCTAACACTTCACACTCCTTGATCAGACTGCGTTTAAATGATCTGTGAGTCACACTTTCAAAGCTAGCTCTGTTCCACAGTCCAGGATAGCTCATCAAACTTCTCAAAACCCAGTACATTTCTTTGCCCATATATTCTGATTATTACCGGgttgctttctatttttcttccttacaaGGTGGGGAAAGCACAATGAGCAGAATATCAGGACACTGAATGGATAACCTGGGTCCATCCATTAACTCCGTTAACTTCAAGAGGGGGTGCCAGAAGGAAGTTGGCTTCTACACCTATTTCCGtctgtttatttttagtgtttgtaAGAGATCAAgcgttttttgtttttattttttttaaccttattttatttatatgcggcgctgaggatcgaacccaggacctcacatatgctaggcgagtgctcaaccactgagccacaaccccagcccagatgaaGCGTTTTTAAGTCTGCCTTACTTAACTTTTATATCAAGTCGTTTCGTGAATGGCGAAATGAGGAGACCTTACAGCTGCTTTAAAGGTGGAATTTGTCTTTGCGACTGGGTGGTGACCTAACTCTACACTGCACTGTTCCGGGTCAGTCGCCCAGACGGGGGCGCCCACACCCGCCCGGCCCGCCGCGGTCCCTACCGTGCTGATGCCCGCGCCGGTGTAGACCACCAAGTATTTGGCATTCCGGACGGCGCCGGCCAACTCCTGGACC includes:
- the Sirt7 gene encoding NAD-dependent protein deacetylase sirtuin-7 isoform X2, which produces MAAGGLSRSERKAAERVRRLREEQQRERLRQVSRILRKAATERSVEEGRLLAESEDLVTELQGRSRRREGLKRRQEEVCDDPEELRRKVQELAGAVRNAKYLVVYTGAGISTAASIPDYRGPNGVWTLLQKGRNVSATDLSEAEPTLTHMSIACLHEQKLVQHVVSQNCDGLHLRSGLPRTAISELHGNMYIEVCTSCIPNREYVRVFDVTERTALHRHQTGRTCHKCGAQLRDTIVHFGERGTLGQPLNWEAATEAASKADTILCLGSSLKVLKKYPHLWCMTKPPSRRPKLYIVNLQWTPKDDWAALKLHGKCDDVMQLLMDELGLEIPLYNSLWAAPPQSAGHPSHPRCAVWEGEEGLVHLPLAEQKKGGAQRC
- the Sirt7 gene encoding NAD-dependent protein deacetylase sirtuin-7 isoform X1, giving the protein MAAGGLSRSERKAAERVRRLREEQQRERLRQVSRILRKAATERSVEEGRLLAESEDLVTELQGRSRRREGLKRRQEEVCDDPEELRRKVQELAGAVRNAKYLVVYTGAGISTAASIPDYRGPNGVWTLLQKGRNVSATDLSEAEPTLTHMSIACLHEQKLVQHVVSQNCDGLHLRSGLPRTAISELHGNMYIEVCTSCIPNREYVRVFDVTERTALHRHQTGRTCHKCGAQLRDTIVHFGERGTLGQPLNWEAATEAASKADTILCLGSSLKVLKKYPHLWCMTKPPSRRPKLYIVNLQWTPKDDWAALKLHGKCDDVMQLLMDELGLEIPLYNRWQDPIFSLATPLRSGEEGSHSRKSLCRSREEAPPGDRGAPLTSGPILGGWFGRGCAKRAKRKKAT